In Papaver somniferum cultivar HN1 chromosome 9, ASM357369v1, whole genome shotgun sequence, the genomic stretch gcgaagacgatacttggtaaaagcaaccctgacttgcttaactccttcaacaaacacatggccaatatcaccaagaaccttgggccaaccatccgataacaaaggtttcgctggcttacttttatcttccaaatacattgcaacagtaagattgtttgtggacgaagacgtactactagacccattagaaatagaagaatctgccctagagctagaggaagaggccacacgaggaacattttgcaagaaaatatcaacactggtcttctgtttactatttgtgatagatataagagcttgcaaagaaaaatcatagtcaagcggaaaatctttcccactttctcgaaagaagaaagtaataccaagtggagtatactgcttccattccttgcaaacttgttccttaaactcatcaagtttgatatcagtattaacacGCAGGGTAATGAAATCAGAAAAGTAGCGAACAACAGCAATGCAACTAACAGCAGCGCAACTAACAACAGCCATGACAACCTGAAAATATCAAATACAcaataagaatatcaaaatttgaaaacgaacgcaattcactcgggggcgtttccccctcgtgagaagtatattctatgcggcaagctaaatataagtaaaagatacagatgatacaattgtttacaaataaaacatgttacaggacatatatatgtaacttcaacttacacattcttaaaatacaacaggatatatatgtgtaaactaaaattacacatgttgtaactaaaaaaacatctgcatcttcctcacacatgcttaaaaatacaaagaggatatatatgtgtaaaataaatttacacatgctgcaactaaaaaacatctgcatcttctttaagcatgcttaaaatacaacatgatgtatatgtgtaacctcaagttacacatactgtaacaaaaaaaacagcatgtatacaaatcaatttgaagttgtttttttgaaacaaaattgtttcttcatacttctctcagtatcaacaaaaagtaaaacaacaaattaacagatcgcacatgaaagaacaacaaaataattcaaaaaaaaaaattgaaaacagatctgaaatcaaaaacaacataaaattcttacctagatttgttgttttctttcttctgaaacaatgtttattttgttcctcttctcagtatcaaacaaacatgtgtaagcatcaacaaaaacatgtgtAAGTATCAAAAGTGACAAAAATAGATAGAAAcggtaaaatcaaaatcaattgaatttgaaaactaaatcgaaatcacaattcgtacctattttgatttatgtattcccaactgtcttcttcctcttctcagactcaacaaaTTCGAAACAGAACAAAAATCGTAATCAGTAGAAGATCGAGATTCAAAAAATCGATGAGAAAACTAGTGAATCAAGCAACAGAAAAGCTAAAAACgaacaaacctatttgttgttcatcaatgcagcttcactatctcgtcagatctgaaaaaCAGACGAATACACCTCAACGAATTGAGAGaaaattcgttttcttcttcttctcgtttatgttgttcttcttctcgttttcttCCTATCAAATTAACGAAAATCAGTATGAAACTATCAAAATTCACGAATTCGTCTGAAGAAAAATCTCCAATTCTGTTTCTGAACGAGAGCGGAGAGAAGAAAGAGCTGAATCTGATTTGGTTTTCAGTTTCTGGTAGGTATAAAACGTCTATAAATAGGGAAGGTTAATTTCggtatttttacttttattaaaaatcctgatgacgtcagcaatccgggaaaattgaaaaccaggccccaaaaaaaaaattctggacctagaaatatcaaaaacggaaagtgtggagttgagggtgtaagatccattttgtggggcttgtatatggttggacccatatagtagggggttctagtatttttcacttttcgAAATTTGTCACTTAGATTATTGGAGAGCAGTCGTGAATGACAGATCTAACCAAAACCCGACAAAAGTAGGTAGACTAGGATTATAACTTCCTTACCCTCTATCTAGACTAGAGCTATATTTACAGTAGCTCGTTGTAGTGCTCGCAGAATCTAGGCTCCGGTGGATCATCAGTCGCCTCTTAAAAGAGTCGGAGCAGCTCACCATGCAAACGTGTACCCCCGGTGAACCAGTACTACTCAAAATTGGTGATTAATTATCACAGAGTGCGTGACATTTGCGTTGTCTAAAAAAAGAATTTGGTAATCGCATTACAAGTCCAGATTCCAAACAGCTCTTCGTTTGAGACTGATAACATTCTCCTTGTCCCTTTTCTAAAAAAATATTCTCcttttccaaaaacaaaaaaatatcccCCGACTTGACCCTTACCACTTGAACAAAAAATATATTCTAATTCATGGAATGATGAATTAACACGAACCAAGCTGCCAAACTCTCTCCTTTTACCGGTCTCATCAACAGAAGACCAAAATCATCACAAACCAAGACTACTACGAGTTTCTCTTTTGCATCATCTCCTGCCACTTAGTCGTAACGCAAATTATTGCCATCCCCCAACCCACCAAGGTCCCCCGAACCCAAACAAACAATAGACAAAGAAAAAAAGTACGTGGCAACAAGAGATTAAGACTGGAGTGGTATGGAGAATCAGTCGCCGATAATGTATGATAAATGTTCTTCTGATTCTTTACTAGTATTATCCGATAACAATAATAAACATGGTCGTTCAAAAGCACAAATTTGTTTTCATCTGGATCGTCtcaaaaagagaagaaatttgAGAAGAAAAAAGGATTGGGGATTGATTTGAATCTTACATTAGGTTGTTTTGGTACTAATGATGATAAAGAGTTTAGCAGTGATTGCAGTGGTGTAATGGGAGGTGGGGATTGTATTAACAACGGAGGAGGAAGTAATGTTGAATTCATTTCGGGTTCGATTTTGGTTAAAAATGGTGATGGTGAATGTGATTTGAAACAAGTTGATGTAATCGAAGTTGAACAAGAAAGGAGGGAGCTTTAGGTTACTGATTTAGAGCatgtcttatggtggaatccaacctatttcaagtgtggaaaaatcatggaatgtcaagtctaatggctttcAAATTGGGGTTTTTTCCATAGAAAATCCAAGTAAGGTTCCACCGTtttgtggaagggttcgtggaatccatctgaacgccaataacaATAGCGGTTTTTTTTTGTccgtagatttaggatgagttgttgaaatctaacggctgagaaaaaaacgctattcttaatagcgtttttttaacGCTATTAAAGAATaacgttttcactattccaccactacacttgcacttccatccacggttccaaatgctgagatggcgtggaagatggaagatggaactcttccaccataagacttgctcttaaaaGCACCAGAAATCGAAGAGAAAGGAGATGTGGAAATGGATGTTGAGAAGAGAGAAATGAAAAAGAACGGTGAAAAGGGAATATGGATTTACTGGATGAGGCAGCAAGGTTGATTTCAGGGGATTTTAAGGATGAAACAGTTGAGGAAGATAGCACAAAGAATCACGATGAGAAACTAGTAACGAGACGAAGAAAATCCAAGAGAATAAGTAACAATAGTAGAATGTTTGATGTATATGAAGATTTTGAAGACATTTCACCAATCCAAAAAAATCCAATAGAACTCTGTTCTCGATCCATGGATCCATGGAAATCAACTACTAGTATGAGATCATCAAGAGGGTTTTCTAATAGAAGCAggaattgaaatttctgggttttgAATTAGTTTGATCTTTATGCAACTACagcaacaaaaatagaaaaagagTGTTTAGAAATGTCTCAAAATGTATTCAGATAgtaattagattaattaagacAGAATTAGAAGAACTCCCAGGAAAGAATAGTGTAGGGGCGAAATATCGCACCTCTTATTTCTATGCGAAATTGTCATTTCATTACCAAGCGAAGCCGATCGCACAAAGGATACCAAAGATGACATCACAGTCACACTAAAAGCATGAAGATTCGTGCGACAATAAAGAGCACGTGCGAGAACAACCAACGTGACTGTGCGAGAATAATgcacgccagatccgaaaataggggaaataTTAGTTGTACCCCACTACATGTTAGCTGTCATCctctatgtaaacacctatataaagagaatgACGGGAGAGAGAAAGGGAGGACACACATCTTTGTAGAGAGACACCTTTTGTAGAGagggattttattttctttatcatcttcttccccaaaaactagatctacgaagctccaaatactcattaatggagattctaaaTGTAATACTCATGTAATTACAACAATCactagtgaagaaccatggatgtagatcacaatgatagaaccatgtaaaaatTCTTATGTCCATCTACACAATTTTAACACTTTTACCTTCTTTTTATGATAAATATGTTTAGATCTATAGAAATCATTAAGGGGTGTTAGTTGTGGGATTTACTGCAACTCTATTTTGGCACTAGAAACAGTACCTGATGTTTGTTGGTTTGAagaaatttcaaagaaattagctATGATAAGAGTTGGATTAACTGGATCTACAAACTTCAAGGTCAAATACAAAAGTTCAGGCGAAAGAATTATATTCTCAATCGAAAAACGTCTTCTGCAGTACAGAGAAACCAAGAGCGAGATAATAAGGAAGAAAGCAGATGGCAGTAGAAGAATATTGATGGACGTGCGAAGTTTACTTCATCTGAAACTCAAGAGAAGACCCAACTCATACAAAGGGAAGTTAAAGACGCACATGAAGGAGCTTTCACTAACGACGAAGGGAGAACCGAACAAGTGATGAAAATGTCACAGAAGAAGTGCTGACCAAAGAAGAATGGCGATGAACAATTACCAACAGTCCAGCATGTAAGAAAAAAGACgcagaaaataaaaagaatggtGGATAGTTCATGCGAATTTAACGTATAGAAGAAAAATGATGTCGTGAGTATAAAGAGATAAAGCAATCGACTAAGAAACAACATCCAAAGAGTAGGAGAATCAATGGCGCTAACAACAATAATGACCCACAAGCACGATTCCAGACGATAATATACAGGTAGAAGGAAGGCGATGGTATCTTCTTAGATCAACACAAGATCGGGAGTACCAAAGGAATTAACAGATCCACAAGAGACGGGCAAAGAAATCACAAACCAGAAAATCAACAACAATAAGTATGAAGAAAGACAAAATAAATCACTACAATGAAACAGAAAGCCAACTCCAGAAGTCCACCCTTGAATAAATTCATTACAATAGCATAAGAATTACGAACATAGGCTGTCAGCAaagaaatatgaagatcaataatCACAAAGAGCAAGAAATTTATAGCCTGCTCTTCATCAAAACAATGTATgcgaaggaaaaagaaagaatgagaagaaaaATAATCGAATCTTACATCTTATGCGAAGAGAATACATCAATCACCAGGGGAGACCAAATAAAGATGATACTGCGAATAAATTGTGCAGCTGTGAAGAAGTAATAGGCTGGGTTGAGCTACCAATTAACTGTGAAGAAGATGATAGCGTGAAGAAAACTTGTTACAATCACGAAGAGGCGGATTAAAAGCATCTCGGCCTGAAAAGATACAGTTAAGTACTCGCATAAGGAAGGAAAAATCAAGAACGAAAAGAAGGAAAAGAACGAATAGAGATCAAAAGAAGTTCTGCCACGAGAATAGCTTCTCAAAGCCTGTACGAATTTTACAGCATGCTAAGATaacagaagaaggagaagaaggtaCGAACGAAGATAAGTAAAATACAAAGGATTTAGGAGGttgccctagctgacgtggatggtCAATCTAGCTGCCAGATACTCTCTACTTCTCTTCTCCTCTTTCCCTGCATGCTGCATCTTCATCTCGTTAATGAATTTACTAAAGGTCGCCACTAAATATTGGGATCCAGTAAAGCTTAAACCTCTTTAAAACAATCTTTTTCATACAGTCATTTCCTGGTTATTTTCTTCTGTCTAATGTCATTTTAATCAAttttaactcttctcttctttattttattcATGAGGAACTAATCTTTTTTGAATTCTTATTATTGTGTATGCAGTTTGTTTAATCTCCAATGGTTTTTGCCTATATTTATATTGTGATTAAAGCTTTTGCTGAGTTTTTCTATAAGCTTTTGCTTGCAGGTTTCATTTGTGTTGATATCTTTGGTTTCAATGATGCGGGGAGGTAGGAGATTCATATCCGTTTCAACTCAGCGTCTCATGTCTCGGATTCGTCCCGCTTTCAAgatatttcaaaaaaattcaaatttcgTAAAGTCAAACAAATTAGGAAACTGAGTTTCCTTTTTCTGCTCCTTGGGTCAATTAACAGCTGTTCTTGTTACCAAACTAAACATAAATCTCGCTTCATTCTGTTACCTTATTTCAAGCCTGAATATCTCAACAATTTAATTCTCAGTAATCCTCAGTTACAAGATTATCCTTTTCTATTAAAACCTAGAAAACTTCAAGGTTATTGTTCTCATCATATCCTAGGAAAAACAATAATCATTGAAGGAAAAACTGTTACTGATGTGGGTGAGCTTGTTAACAAATTCAAACAAACAACTTTAGATTTGGGAGGTACGAATGAGATTGTTGTATTTCAAAAAGATAACAATGAAAAAGTGGATGAAGAGTCTAACTGGGAAGCTAGTGCGATCGGGAAGGTTATAATAGAGGGAAGAATGAATTATGATACAGTGGCTAGGTTCATCAAGTTTACTTGGCCATTCTTAACACCAGATCAACTTAGAATTGTGGAAGTTGAACCCAATATAATGATCTTTAAATTTAGCGACGGGAATTTATTGAACATCGTTATTGAGCAAAGACCTTGGcacatcaacaagaatttattgGTGGTACATGACTACATTCCGGAGATGGTTTATTCTGTTAAGCAACGGGGTTTTCAACAATTCTGGCTTCAGCTAAAGTTTCTTTTTCCATAACATATGAATGTTGCTTCTGTGACAAAAATAGGGGAAGTGGTGGGCGAAGTAACAAGTATAGAACCAAAAGATGTCATTCATGTTGGAAGTGAACCAGTTAAAGTTTGTGTGAATGTGGATTTATCGATGCCAATGAGAAGAGGCGTCAAAGCTCTTACCAATGCAGGAGTCTTTCGCTGGCAAAAAAATTTCTTTGAGAGGCAACCTCCTAGTATCTGTACGGAGTGTTACATTATCAATCATTCCAGTGGAGCTTGCAAGGATGATGCTAACTGTCTGGCAAAGGCGCATGAAAAGCCTTATTACTTTGGGAAAGCTGAGAGTATCAGGAAAACTATTACTCCCATGAGCTCTTCTTTAGCTCCGGCACCAAAAACATATCAAAAGAAGTTTGTTAAGAGCTCGAATTTTGTTCCCCCTAAAGATGAAAGGGTTATCAGTATGGATTTCTTACTCAAAGAGAAAGCTACAGAAGAAGTGGATTTATTAAGACTTAGAAAAAGGCTTAGAACAAATGAGGATGGCAGCAGCGGCAGCATTACGGAGGTTGAATCTTCTTCCAATGTCACCATCACATATATCAACACAATGAACCAAACTACTCATATGGTCACAATGGGAGAAAAACAAACTTCTGGCACTAATAAGAAGAGTCAGGTATATCCTCTTTCTAGTGCTCATATTTATCTGTTTATTACTCTTTTCGAAATTCTTTATCTCCATCACTTAATTTGCATACTTTTACGTGCATTCATTTTTTACGTACAAACTCACAGTATTTTTAATAGATACTTTAGAAATTTGCATACAGAGTTATCACTTTTTTCTTGCATAAATTTTGAAACAGTAGGCTTTCTGGTTTGCATCAATTTTATTTTGATTATGAAAGTTGTTTCCTGGAATGTTCAAGGGCTAAAAGCCACTAATACTAGAGACCATATCAAAGATATAATTAGGAGACAAAATCCTGATATTATCTTTTTATGTGAGACTAAACTATgtgaaaccaagatgaaacctCTTGTTGCTCCTTATCATTTTCCGAATGTGAAATATTTATCTTCAGTTGGTTTGTCTGGAGGATTAGTTATCATGTGGAAGAATGGTTTTTCTTATGAAGTATTGTCCTGTGAAAATAATATTATTCATTTACTCATACAAGATGATCCTAGCCAACCTGAATGGTTATTATCATGCATGTACGGTTATGGAAAAGGTCATAAAAAACAAGAACAATGGGATTTTAtcaatgaaacaggaaagaacATTTCCAGTCCATGGTGTTTGATTGGGGATTTAAATATACATCTTTCTTGTTCTGATACTTCTACTTCTACTTCAAGTGATGGGGGTATTATGCGATGCTTTAAGATATCGGTCTAGAAGATCTGGGTTTCATAGGCCATGAATATACATGGACTAATAATAATCTTGGCACTGGAAAAAAATGTTCAAGAATTGACCTAGCTCTTGGTAATCCTTCTTGGAATGTTTATTTTCCTTCTTCAAGAGTTCTTCATCTGAATCAAAATGGCAGTGATCACTGCCCAATTATGCTTATCACAGATTACACACAACCAAAATTGTGCAAACCATTTAAGTTTTTTCAAACTTGGTTAAATGataagagatgtgttgttgaagTTGCTAAAGCTTGGAGTAATCATATTCAAGGGTCAGCTgcttatattcttaggaaaaaatTGCagtttgatagacatatttttgtgtctaatttgatctcaatactatatattgttggcactcgattttgtactaattttgttattttatgtatttgtaggtattttttggaaataaatatttttggaaaattcggctcgaaaagttgattttggcacccggaggacacgtgttgttcggactcccaagtttggataaggggtaacctaattactaaggggcacccccaggtcacccccaaggcatcttctattcacaccccagaactggatagggggacacccttcttcaaaattcaaattctgaaaatgggcgggaaaatgttcacagttcaggagagATTTCGATCGAGAAAACGAAGGagttgtaggtcgattcaatggctgaaatttgacatagagatgtgatataggttaaggaacacattttgggcagtgggtttgatcgaaattggctggaaaacgcgtgatgattcacacacccaaaacagagcacgtgtactgtaacacgagcaaaattgaagttcttgtgtgcatggaggagttctaatagcattggacgagtgctgaggcgtggagaaggcaattgggagtgtgcaggaagcaagagtacgtaagaatcttctatttttggcaattattccctatttttggacagcggaaataatgaagattatctcgagttatggcgagattaaacgcacctgttgggtataaaaggaccccttgggtttagtagagaggctgtcgagagttgggagaagagaggagagccacagaagcaaaaatcaagagttgatcaaactctgtttctgctgctgttgatgatgaagaacaccaagaacgcgaagaacatactcgcagaagcagtcgtttatcaacagtgaaagagactcacaggcgtgggtcgtaagtgtgggtcttagagattcagtaacaatagcacctcttctgtgtcgttttatttggacgccttttgtgggtcgcagaattctgattaatactatttacttatctttctcttcattgtaaaacacttttgagcatcaatgaaattctttgagaggttttccaacatgatgagataaacccaacactgggacgacggaggaggccgtgtttcatccatgtggtaatttaaattaattctttatttactttttgcaccaattttaattgaaataagattttaaattaattacttgtgattttatttgatggagtatgcttagtcctagggatttttgatatgccatgcttaagatttacaagtaatattttataaaatctatcttggcaataaactagagttaatatttgttttgttttgaactataatcgcctagaattaaattctgaaccacttgaaaatgaaaaatggccgaatctttagtcccagtaactctctaccaatttgtcaatatttgtatatatatatttttaaatctaaaaatccatcaccttcacaagttcgagtttgaacgataccccttaccaccACAACTACAACCCACATTAAATCTTTTAATCACAGTTCACTAGAATTGCTATCTCTAAATGGAATAAACAACATTTTGGTGATATTAATTTGAAAGTTGATAGTCTTAACAAAGAACTGGCAGCAATACAAGCTCTTCCTTTCTTTAAGGAAAATACTTCTAAAGCTTTCCAAGTAaatgaagaacttcaaaaatGGCATCACATCCAACATGAATTTAATAAGCAGAAGTCAAGAGACACCTTTCTAAAAGATGTGGATAATAACACTAAGTATTTCCATTCTCTTTACAAGAGGAAAAGAGCAAGAAACAATATTGATTCATTAAAAGATGAGAATGGTATTTGGGTTCATACTAGAGAGCAAGTTGCAAAGCTGTTGACTGAGAATTGTCAAGATATTAGTACTTCTTCTAATCCTATTATTGAGGAAAGATTTTATGATCATCTTCCTACAGTTATTACAGAAGAGGATAATAATCTACTTACTGCAATTCCaactgatgaagaaatatttAGTATTCTCAAGAAAATGGAAAGCTGGTCTGCACCTGGACCTGAAGGATTTCAAGACGGTTTTTACAAGTCacaatggaatattataggagaaGATGTATGCAATATGGTTAAGGATTTTTTCAGCAACAAGAATATGTCACTTTCCTTAAACAAAACATATATTTCTCTAATTCTTAAGACTAAGAAACCTTTAACACCATCTGAATTCAGACTCATTGGTTTGTGTAACAcctcttacaagattatctctaAAATCTTAGTCTCAAGAATAAAACCACTGATggaacgtattatttctccatatCAAGTAGCCTATATGTCTGGGAGATTAATAAATGATAATACCATCATAGCACATGAACTTATACATTCTATGAGAAAGAAAGAAGGTGAAGGTGGATGGTTAGCTCTTAAAGTTGATAtttcaaaagcctttgacaggcTTGAATGGTGTTTCATTCTTAAGTTCATGAGCAGTTTTGGATTTTGTGAGGACTGGATTCATATCATTCAACAATGCATCAGCACAACATCTTTATCTGTCCTTCTTAATGGGTATCCATGTGCAGAGTTTAATCCTTCAAGGGATATAAGACagggagatcctttatctccttaTCTTTTTATCATGGAAATGGAATGGTTCTCTAGAACTCTTATTTCAGCACATCAATCCAAAGAAATTCCAGGTATCAAAGCAGCTAGAGGTGCACCCCCATCAATCATTtgctctttgcagatgattgtcttatctttacacatgctaatttaacCAGTGTCACCAATCTCTTACAAATTCTTGAATATTTTGGCTCTCAATCTGGTCAGGTcattaattttgacaaatcaTCCATCTTATATAGCAGTAATTTGGATACTTCATATTGTGACTCTCTTAGTCACATTCTTGGTGGAAAGATTATGGAAAGTAATGAATTATATCTTGGATCTCCACTTCTTATAGGTAAATCTAAAGTTCAGTCCTTTGTAGAGATAAAAACAGCATTTGAAAGAAGGCTAGCAAACTGGCAAGGTGAATCTATGTGTCAAGCTGGTAGAGGTACAATGGTGAAAGATGTTCTCAATGCAGTTTCACTTTATCAGATGAGTACTTTCAAGATACCAAAGAAACTGATTAAGCAATTAGACACACTGCAGAGGAAGTTCTTTTGGGGTTATAAGTCTTCAAGAGGTAATAATCCCATAGCTTGGAATAATATGTGCATTCCAAAGGAATTTGGTGGATTATCTTTTAGAGATCTTGAAATTCTAAATCAAGCTCTTTTAACTAAAATGGCATGGAGAATCAATTCTCAGCCGGATTTACTTTGTGCCAAAGTAATAAGAGCTAAATATTTTAGAGGTGAAGAATTTCTGCATATTCAGAATGATAGAAAAAGAGCTTCATGGATCTGGAGGGGAATTGAAGATGGGcttaaaaatctacaaaaaaatgTGTGTATGGAGATCAAAAATGGTAAAACAACTCGAATATGGAAGGATCATTGGATCATTAATCTCCCTGCGAATCCAATACCTTCTTATCCAAGTCATGAGAACTATACTTATGTTTCTGAACTTTTAAACCCAGATGGTTCTTCATGGAATATC encodes the following:
- the LOC113311863 gene encoding uncharacterized protein LOC113311863; amino-acid sequence: MNVASVTKIGEVVGEVTSIEPKDVIHVGSEPVKVCVNVDLSMPMRRGVKALTNAGVFRWQKNFFERQPPSICTECYIINHSSGACKDDANCLAKAHEKPYYFGKAESIRKTITPMSSSLAPAPKTYQKKFVKSSNFVPPKDERVISMDFLLKEKATEEVDLLRLRKRLRTNEDGSSGSITEVESSSNVTITYINTMNQTTHMVTMGEKQTSGTNKKSQFTRIAISKWNKQHFGDINLKVDSLNKELAAIQALPFFKENTSKAFQVNEELQKWHHIQHEFNKQKSRDTFLKDVDNNTKYFHSLYKRKRARNNIDSLKDENGIWVHTREQVAKLLTENCQDISTSSNPIIEERFYDHLPTVITEEDNNLLTAIPTDEEIFSILKKMESWSAPGPEGFQDGFYKSQWNIIGEDVCNMVKDFFSNKNMSLSLNKTYISLILKTKKPLTPSEFRLIGLCNTSYKIISKILVSRIKPLMERIISPYQVAYMSGRLINDNTIIAHELIHSMRKKEGEGGWLALKVDISKAFDRLEWCFILKFMSSFGFCEDWIHIIQQCISTTSLSVLLNGYPCAEFNPSRDIRQGDPLSPYLFIMEMEWFSRTLISAHQSKEIPGIKAARGAPPSIICSLQMIVINFDKSSILYSSNLDTSYCDSLSHILGGKIMESNELYLGSPLLIGKSKVQSFVEIKTAFERRLANWQGESMCQAGRGTMVKDVLNAVSLYQMSTFKIPKKLIKQLDTLQRKFFWGYKSSRGNNPIAWNNMCIPKEFGGLSFRDLEILNQALLTKMAWRINSQPDLLCAKVIRAKYFRGEEFLHIQNDRKRASWIWRGIEDGLKNLQKNVCMEIKNGKTTRIWKDHWIINLPANPIPSYPSHENYTYVSELLNPDGSSWNISLLHIFFTPEISEKIERMEIIKEEEDIVRWRPTKDGLFTVKSAYNKLVENTISQQDALNTVPKQIWKSLWKMQMPHRLKHFIWKCLKDIVQTKDKTARFNSSIDPQCSICNSQVDSLSHLLLECTYTCVKGSYADGVIDPESAECMDILEALSWIKEQQVTEVNIIGDAELVVKSISSDISLVRWENNNLISKIKTLITAFSFCKISHVTRDFNNVADSISKRVRKHKLCIEESMVFHHG